GCCGCGCTTGACCTGATGATAATACGCATAGGTCATCGGCTCGCCCTCCGCCAGCACCTCGGCGTTGGTGACCTCGCCGATAAATACGGTATGTGTTTTCGCGTCGACAGAACCGATTACTTTCGCCTCTACATAACCGAGCGTATTATCGAGGATAACAGGGGCGCCGTTCTGCCCCAGCCTGTAATTCACGCCCTCGAACTTGTTCACGTCCCGTCCCGACTTGAAACCGAAGCCGCCTATCAGCTTCAGCGGCGCTGTCTGCGCGACGATGGAGGCGGTGAAGACCTTGCTTTCCGTTATGAACTCGTGTGTCAGGTTCTGCTTGTTGATGCACACCGATATAATCGGAGGCTCGGAGGCGACCTGGATCACGGTGTTGGCCGTCTGGCCGTTGATCTTATCGCCCTTCTTGGAACATACGATATACATGCCGTAGCTGATCAGGTATAAAGCCTTTGTATCCATTACAACTCCTTTTCCATTAGATGCTGCTCATCACTAAGCTGCATCAACCCCCTGCTATCCCCCAATCATGGGGGAATTTAAAAAAGAGATAGGGGACACCCCTAGAACCCCGTCAGGAGAATATCTCCTGCTCTCTCATCCGTCATTCCGGCGTAGGCCGGAATCCATAAGGGCGAGGG
This sequence is a window from Dehalococcoidia bacterium. Protein-coding genes within it:
- a CDS encoding flavin reductase family protein, whose product is MDTKALYLISYGMYIVCSKKGDKINGQTANTVIQVASEPPIISVCINKQNLTHEFITESKVFTASIVAQTAPLKLIGGFGFKSGRDVNKFEGVNYRLGQNGAPVILDNTLGYVEAKVIGSVDAKTHTVFIGEVTNAEVLAEGEPMTYAYYHQVKRGTTPKSAPHYQKD